Proteins from a genomic interval of Mesobacillus sp. S13:
- the gap gene encoding type I glyceraldehyde-3-phosphate dehydrogenase, translated as MAVKVGINGFGRIGRVVFRAALKNPNVEVVAVNDLTDANMLAHLLKYDTVHGTLNEEITVDGDYLVVDGHKVKVLAERDPAQLGWGDLGVEVVVESTGRFTKRADAAKHLEAGAKKVIISAPASDEDITIVMGVNDDKYDAANHHVISNASCTTNCLAPFAKVLNDNFGIKRGMMTTVHSYTNDQQILDLPHKDYRRARAAAENIIPTTTGAAKAVSLVLPELKGKLNGGAMRVPTPNVSLVDLVAELDKDVTVEEINAAFKKASENELKGILGYSEEPLVSSDYNGCANSSTIDALSTMVMEGSMVKVISWYDNESGYSNRVVDLVDFIAKKGL; from the coding sequence ATGGCAGTAAAAGTAGGTATTAATGGATTTGGACGTATTGGACGCGTAGTTTTCCGCGCGGCTTTGAAAAACCCTAATGTAGAAGTAGTAGCAGTTAACGATTTAACAGATGCAAACATGCTTGCTCACCTTTTAAAATATGATACAGTTCACGGAACATTGAACGAAGAAATTACAGTTGACGGTGACTACCTAGTAGTTGACGGCCACAAAGTGAAAGTACTTGCTGAAAGAGATCCAGCTCAACTTGGCTGGGGCGACCTTGGCGTAGAAGTAGTAGTTGAATCTACTGGACGTTTCACTAAGCGTGCAGACGCTGCGAAGCACCTTGAAGCAGGAGCTAAGAAGGTTATCATCTCAGCACCGGCATCTGACGAAGATATCACAATCGTTATGGGTGTAAACGATGATAAGTACGATGCAGCTAACCACCACGTAATCTCTAACGCATCTTGTACAACAAACTGCCTGGCTCCATTCGCAAAAGTTCTGAACGACAACTTCGGAATCAAGCGCGGTATGATGACAACTGTTCACTCATACACAAATGACCAGCAAATCCTTGACCTTCCGCACAAAGACTACCGTCGTGCACGTGCTGCTGCGGAAAACATCATCCCAACAACAACTGGTGCTGCAAAAGCAGTTTCTCTAGTGTTGCCTGAACTTAAAGGCAAATTAAACGGTGGAGCAATGCGTGTACCAACTCCAAACGTTTCATTGGTTGACCTTGTTGCTGAGCTTGACAAAGATGTAACAGTTGAAGAAATCAATGCTGCATTTAAGAAAGCTTCTGAAAACGAACTTAAAGGTATCCTTGGATACAGCGAAGAGCCACTAGTATCTAGCGACTATAATGGCTGTGCAAACTCTTCTACCATCGATGCACTATCAACAATGGTTATGGAAGGCAGCATGGTAAAAGTTATCTCTTGGTATGACAACGAGTCTGGTTACTCTAACCGTGTAGTTGACCTTGTAGACTTCATCGCGAAAAAAGGTCTGTAA
- a CDS encoding sugar-binding transcriptional regulator, which translates to MDFSLIDIQKRILPDLLQVMQKRYLILQYINVMQPVGRRNLSISLNLTERILRSEVEFLKDQNLISMSVQGMTLTKAGKDILESLERVMRDIMGIDSLERKLQEHMGIRRVIVVPGDSDQSPWVKSELGRATANSMKELLHSKNIIAVTGGSTMAAVADSLTPDFGKKDLLFVPARGGIGEDVKNQANTVCAIMADNTNSRNRVFYVPDQVSTEVYKSFIKEPLIYEVWNLVKSASMVLHGIGDAITMAERRNTSPEDLHKILDGKAVGEAFGYYFNEDGEIVHKVLTIGLQLNDLANIGDIIAVAGGESKAKAIRAYMKQAPSSTILITDEGAAKTLLQG; encoded by the coding sequence ATGGACTTTTCGCTCATTGATATTCAAAAAAGAATATTGCCCGATTTATTGCAAGTTATGCAAAAACGATACCTCATCCTCCAATACATAAATGTGATGCAGCCAGTTGGCAGGAGAAACCTTTCGATCAGCCTAAACTTGACTGAACGGATTTTGCGTTCTGAGGTGGAGTTTTTGAAAGACCAGAATCTGATTTCGATGTCAGTTCAGGGAATGACACTGACCAAAGCGGGAAAAGATATACTGGAAAGTCTTGAAAGAGTAATGCGGGACATAATGGGTATAGACTCATTAGAGCGCAAGCTTCAGGAGCACATGGGCATCCGGAGGGTAATTGTAGTCCCGGGTGACAGCGACCAGTCTCCCTGGGTGAAAAGTGAGCTGGGACGCGCGACAGCCAACAGTATGAAAGAGCTTCTCCACAGCAAGAATATTATTGCTGTAACAGGAGGATCGACGATGGCGGCCGTAGCGGATAGCTTGACTCCTGACTTTGGCAAAAAGGATTTGCTGTTCGTGCCGGCAAGGGGCGGAATCGGCGAGGACGTCAAGAATCAGGCAAACACAGTTTGTGCGATCATGGCGGACAATACGAATTCACGCAACCGAGTCTTTTATGTACCCGACCAGGTCAGCACAGAGGTTTACAAATCCTTCATCAAAGAACCGTTGATTTACGAGGTCTGGAATTTAGTCAAATCAGCTAGCATGGTTTTACATGGTATTGGAGACGCTATTACAATGGCGGAACGCCGCAATACCAGTCCGGAGGATTTACATAAGATCCTCGATGGAAAAGCAGTAGGCGAGGCTTTTGGTTACTATTTTAATGAAGATGGAGAAATCGTCCACAAAGTGCTGACGATTGGCCTTCAGCTTAATGATCTCGCGAATATAGGCGATATCATCGCGGTTGCCGGTGGAGAGTCCAAGGCAAAAGCGATCAGAGCTTATATGAAACAGGCACCTTCCTCTACCATCCTGATTACGGATGAAGGAGCCGCTAAAACATTGTTACAAGGGTAA
- a CDS encoding glutaredoxin family protein, which yields MQKTVKLYSRPRCHLCETAREILEDLQTKWNITIEEINIDLDDELVEKYGIMIPVIELDGEELQYGIINKKFINEAFSRKNIEFIS from the coding sequence ATGCAAAAAACAGTCAAACTATATTCCCGACCACGCTGCCATTTGTGTGAAACAGCGCGTGAGATCCTCGAAGACTTACAAACAAAATGGAATATTACAATAGAAGAAATCAATATCGACCTCGATGATGAGCTCGTCGAAAAGTACGGAATCATGATTCCAGTCATCGAATTGGACGGCGAAGAGCTGCAATACGGAATTATTAACAAAAAGTTCATAAATGAAGCGTTTTCACGAAAAAACATTGAGTTTATAAGTTGA